The DNA region TTCACAGGAAGTCTCTCGAGGATGTGCTCTACAACATCGTGTGGTAGCCATTCCACAACACTTGAACGATGTCTTTTCAGTGAACGATTCAATACCAAACTTGAACAATGTCTTTTGACCATTGTTTTGTCTTGCTTCTCTAATCTCCATCAACAGACGACTGGAGggcttttaaatatatatatatacacacgaGCTAGCTAGCAGCAAtcggaaaaaaaataagaaaacttccAAGTCAGTTTCTTTCCATTAaggaaaaaagtaaaatttcaaTACTCCTAATCGAAACTTATAATATCTGATTTTTATGGATAATTCAATCGAAAATCTCAACAACGATACTATTTCAGATTTCATAAAATCATTATCATAATAACAAAAGCTAATTATATAATCACAGCAGGTGCCTCATATTCAATTTTATAATCTCAAAACAGAGGATTCTTCGTAGTAGACTAAACTctgattgatgattttgtgtcGCTTTAATATGGATtattatatcaatttatttgtaattgtttataaaatcattaataaataattttacctCCCATATTGTACCTCAGTTTATCTCCCATATATCTCCGTTTGTGTTATATGATTCACTGAGACAACACTCTCTTGATCTTGAATCTGCAATGCAAAGACTGGTTGCTTTGGAGTCGGAAGATCTGTTGCACTTGTGATCATGGACACCACTTGAGCAATGTTTGGCCTATCAATAGCTTGTTGTTGGATGCAGAGTAGACCAATCTGAACACATCGAGCGACTTCAACCGGAGAACACGAGCTGCTAATACCTTGATCCAGCATATCCACTCCACCGGTCTCCAGCCAAGATTCCCATGCCTAGTATATAGTTTAAAAATTGACAGCATCTCAGAATTTGTTTTCACCATAAGTACAGTAATTTAAAATGTCTTACATATTCAAGAAGGGTTTTGCCTTCCTTTCCACAGCTAAAGCTTGAAATCTTCTTCCCGCTTATGATTTCTAACTGCAGAACTCCGAAAGCATATATGTCAGACTTCTCTGAGAACATCCCAGTCCAAGCATACTCGGGAGACATGTATCCTCTGTTCATATCCCAAACAGTCCGCTAAGTTTGTTAGTTGGTTTAATGTTAAGATACGTCCGCTAAGTTGACACTATTACTACTTTGACTGAGCATGTCCTTGGGATAGATACTTACAAAGTTCCAACAACCCTACGAGTGTTGTCTTGATGTTGGGTTCCTCGAAACATCCGAGCCAatccaaaatctgaaatttttggGTTCATGTTCTCGTCCAAGAGAATGTTGCTGACCTTCAGATCTCGGTGTATGACCCTCAGGCATGAGTCACGATGAAGATAGAGAAGCCCACGTGCAACACCTTGAATGATGTTGAACCTCTTAGGCCAATCAATCTGAAGCTTTAGCGTCAAATCTAGCAAATAAGATAAAGCATATTAATGAGCATGAAAGATCATTCTCATATGataaaagggaaaggaaaaatGTAGAGGCAAATGCAGGAAAAGGAGCAGACCAAAGAGAAAATTATCGAGGCTTTTGTTCACTAGAAACTCATAAATTAGTAGCTTTTCTTCTCCATCAATGCAACATCCCAAAAGCCGAACCAAGTTTCTGTGTTGTAGTTTTGAGATTAGTTTTATTTCGTTCATGAACTCTTCTGTGCCCTGTCCTGAGCTACTAGAAAGACGTTTAACGGCTACTTCCTTCCTGTCTGACAGTTTTCCCTAGAGCAAAGTTGCAGACAGTCATCCACAGAACAAAGAATGACACAGACATGAGAAGACCAAAGGAAACCAATTATCACTTACCTTATAAACCGGACCAAATCCACCTTGACCGAGTTTGTTTGAAACATTGAAGTTATTGGTAGCAGCTCGTATAGTATTCATCTCAAAGAATGTTAAACCTGAGATTTCTTGTGTTTCCAAACCATTTTTCCATGAATCTTGTGAATTGTTGAAGAACACCCAAGATGGCCCAACAAGTCACAAATGTCTGTGAGTTAGTATGTAATTTGATCACGAGATAGAGGTGTCGAATGCCTCTTTTCTGCTTTAACATAATTAAAGATGAAAACAAagcacaagaaaagaaagagggCTACTATGTTATCCGGTGTCTCACCATTTTGCTTCGCTCTGTATCTCCAGTACTTATATGAGGCAAAGgctaaaatcacaaaaatggAAAGGCTGATACTACCCGCAATAATCTTGGTTTTCCTGCTTCCAGCTGAGAGATTTACCACCAAAAACAATTGTAATAAGTAAAAACCACACTGCAGATGAAATGAACTCATAAACGAAGTTAAAGAGTAAATGCAATAAAATTGATGGGTTTTTATGGGAAAATGTCTTGCAGCCCTACCCAGTTCTGAACTTGCGAGACGAATGGAAAGAAACTCTCCTCCAATGGAATATCTAACTGTGTCTATTAGCTCTTGACTCCATAGCAAACATCCAATTCCAGTAATATACGCAAAAGCAGTGCAAGAGCAATTGCTGAGACAACCCTGGTGGCATTGATCTGCATCCACAAAGCTTGCGTATTCGTAGAGATCCGGAGGCTTTACATTAGCCAGACGATAGAAGACGTCTGATCcttttccttgtgtttttgtaGATGATTTTGCCTGACAAGATAATTCTGTACGTCTCACACATCCAGAAGTCGTGTTCCCGCCCTTCCACGCCTCCTTGTATTTTGGTACAAACCCTCTTATGCATTTACACTTTGTGGGAGTGGACGTCACACACAATCCAAAAGGTCCGCATGCACCATACACATCACATGAATTCGCTGGAGTCACAAATTTCAAAACCCAGCCTGTCCCATTGTACATAAAAGTCTTTAGATATCCCTCTGATGTTATGATGACTCGTGTAAACTCAGAATTTCTCTGTAAATAAGAGAAGTACCCTGTTCCATTTCCTACATCTTGTGAAAGGCTGAATGGACTTGTGTACGATTCATCCATTAGTGGTACGCCAGTGAACCCGGTCTTAGCCCATGGACCGCTTCTCTTATAAAGTGTCGAGCCTCTCATAGTAATTACCTGTGCTGGCACTTGTGGCGTTAGCTGAACTACAAAATCACCAGGGGATGGATCAGTGTGGCTTTTCCATGAACTCAATACTTGCCTCTCCCCATTGGCAAGGTTGTACATCAGCGATGAGTAAGGCAACATAGTATCACCAAGATTCTCGAAACTTTGCCACAAAAGATTTCCTGAAACATCATCAACGATGACAAGATTTCCAGTATCTAAGAGCTTTGCATGACAGTTGTTAGATGTGGAAGGTCTTCTGGTTGACCAAACAACATTTTTTCTGCTGTCAAGCAAAATAAGACTACCATTACTGCTGATAGTAAGGTTTGCCACAGGATTTGTGATCGGCGTTTCTCTGTTAGCCACCCACACAACCACCCGTGGTGTAATTTTCTTGAACCAGATCCCGACATACTGATTCTGAGAGTTGTTAGGTGTGAAGAATCCTAACTCATAAGTTCCACCAGGGGAACTCAGAGTTTGTCCCAATGTCAAAGGACTTGAAGTAGTTATAGCTGCATAGCCACAACTTAAGAATATACTTAACAAGAGAAAGCAAGGAAAGAGAACAATACCAATCTCTCCCAAGTGTATTCCCATCTGTCCAAAAGAGCTCTCCTTCAGATCCGAATGTAATGAAGAAAAACCTTAAGTTTGATTAACTGAAAGAACTGAGACAAAATGAtttgtattgttttatattttgacaTCTCATTTCTTTGAATAGGCATTTGACgacaaaaaatagaaagaaaagaaaaataaaccagAAAGATGACTTAcgtttctctctctaaaaaagagaaaatgcaaTCTTGTCCTTAGatatattatcatataaaaataaattggaaTACTTTATTCTAATATAAACCTCATTTTACATCAACCCTGTCCATGTCCAACAGAAGCCTTTGTTTGATAGTACATTAGAAATTTCAATGATTTCAGAAGCCTTTGTTTGATACTTTGTTTGTAGTCTAAACAGAAATAAGACTTTTTCGCTACCAATTTCACAAGAAACACTTTTCAGCTTTCACATGTACTgggaaagaaaggaaaaacagagttggcaaaaatgaataaattaccTGGAGGATTCCAAACGAGACTTTGCCCATATATCTATAGCGAAGATATCATCATTCGTGATCAGCACACACCATGTTTTATAATACAACAAATTGTAGCTCTCTATGAAGGCTTCTACTTCAGACTAGGTCATCAGTGTTTTGGGTGGAGGTCATCTCACCAGTAATCTCCGCATGAACAGGCACCGTTCTTGAAATGGTGAAACCGTTGCATGTCTCGTACTACAATTTCCCGTCCGGTCACAAGGGAAATGTATTTTGTAGCAGTGTGACAGTCAGCGCAGACCCGCAGATTCTTTCTAACGTGAATAGTTGTACCAGCTGTTGTATTCAGGAGTCCAAAAGAAATAGCCAGCTTCTCGCTGTGGCTACTCAGCAACTGCTTTTTAACATCATCTTCCACGCCGAGGATTAAATTTGTGTCAGGAACATAACCAGCTTCCTTGATTTTGCACATCAGCTTCTCAAGAAAAGCATATATCTTCTTGGAACTGGGATGAGCTGTGCTTCCTGAGAAGAAGCTATGCACCTCATTCTTTATCTCCACCACACTCCATCCAGGAGTTTTGCGCAAACCCTGTCTCAACATTGAAACTCTCACTTCTCCCACCTTTTCCCACATTGAAGCTGCACGATATATGTTTGCAAGAAGCACATGATACCCACCATCATCTGGGTTCAACTCAAACAGTCTCTCTGCTGCTTTCTCAGCgaaattcacatttttatgaATCTGGCAAGCACCTAACATAGCACCATATACATTGACAGCCGGCTTAACGGGCATCTGCATAATAAAGTCCCATGCTTCCTTCAACCGTCCAGCTCGGCCTAGAAGATCGACAATAGCTCCATAGTGGTCCATTGACGGTTCTATGCTGTAGTTTTCCTTCATCATGTGGAAGCACTGGAGTCCTGTGTCCACCAAACCGGAGTGGCTGCAAGCAGAAATAACAGAAAGAAATGTGACACCATTTGGTTTGATGTTGCCTTCTCGCATTTCTTCAAACAACTCCAGAGCAGCTTTCCCGTTACCATGCGTCCCATATCCATCTATCATAGCATTCCATGTTGTCACGTGACGCTCGCTCATCNNNNNNNNNNNNNNNNNNNNNNNNNNNNNNNNNNNNNNNNNNNNNNNNNNNNNNNNNNNNNNNNNNNNNNNNNNNNNNNNNNNNNNNNNNNNNNNNNNNNNNNNNNNNNNNNNNNNNNNNNNNNNNNNNNNNNNNNNNNNNNNNNNNNNNNNNNNNNNNNNNNNNNNNNNNNNNNNNNNNNNNNNNNNNNNNNNNNNNNNNNNNNNNNNNNNNNNNNNNNNNNNNNNNNNNNNNNNNNNNNNNNNNNNNNNNNNNNNNNNNNNNNNNNNNNNNNNNNNNNNNNNNNNNNNNNNNNNNNNNCAGACCCGCAGATTCTTTCTAACGTGAATAGTTGTACCAGCTGTTGTATTCAGGAGTCCAAAAGAAATAGCCAGCTTCTCGCTGTGGCTACTCAGCAACTGCTCTTTAACATCATCTTCCACGCCGAGGATTAAATTTGTGTCAGGAACATAACCAGCTTCCTTGATTTTGCACATCAGCTTCTCAAGAAAAGCATATATCTTCTTGGAACTGGGATGAGCTGTGCTTCCTGAGAAGAAGCTATGCACCTCATTCTTTATCTCCACCATACTCCATCCAGGAGTTTTGCGCAAACCCTGTCTCGACATTGAAACTCTCACTTTTCCCACCTTTTCCCACATTGAAGCTGCACGATATATGTTTGCAAGAAGCACATGATACCCACCATCATCTGGGTTCAACTCAAACAGTCTCTCTGCTGCTTTCTCAGCgaaattcacatttttatgaATCTGGCAAGCACCTAACATGGCACCATATACATTGACAGCCGGCTTAACGGGCATCTGCATAATAAAGTCCCATGCTTCCTTCAACCGTCCAGCTCGGCCTAGAAGATCGACAATAGCTCCATAGTGGTCCATTGACGGTTCTATGCTGTAGTTTTCCTTCATCATGTGGAAGCACTGGAGTCCTGTGTCCACCAAACCGGAGTGGCTGCAAGCAGAAATAACAGAAAGAAATGTGACACCATTTGGTTTGATGTTGCCTTCTCGCATTTCTTCAAACAACTCCAGAGCAGCTTTCCCGTTACCATGCGTCCCATATCCATCTATCATAGCATTCCATGTTGTCACGTGACGCTCGCTCATCATGGTGAAAATCTTTCTAGCAGTCAAAATTGCTCCACATTTCGCATACATGTCGACTAGAGCCGTAGTGACAAACACGTTCTTGTCCAGACAACTTCGCAAAACAACACCATGTATCCACTTGGCCTGATGTGTAACTGACAACTCTGCAAGAGCAGTTATCACACTCACATAAGTAAACGTATCTGGTTTCACTGTCCAAGCCTGCATCTGGCTGAAGTAAGTCAATGCTTCGATGGGACGTCCGTTCTGTGCAAATCCTAATATCATTGCGTTCCAAGATACAAGGGTTCTGGTCTGTAATTTCCCAAATATAGAAGCTGCAGTATCAACTTCCTTGCACTTGCAATACATGGAGATCAACGAGTTCACTACCGAAACATTTCTATCAAGATCCAACTCAACCAGTAACTTATGAATGAATCTTCCTCTCTCAAGATCCCCCAGGTCAGCACAAGCATGCAAAGCACCCATGACAGACACATCAGTGGGTTTCACTCCTTCGTCCAACATCCTCTGAAAGATTACCATTGCCTCCTTAGGATTCTCATTCTGCACATACGCATCAATCATTGAATTCCATGAAACAACATTCCTTTCTAGCATCCCATCAAAGAGCCGTCGAGCAGTTCCCAGAGAACCACATTTTGCATACATATCAACCAAAGCAGTGGAGATATTGACAAGAGAATCAAATCCACACCGCAAGGCATACCCATGAATCTCCTTACNNNNNNNNNNNNNNNNNNNNNNNNNNNNNNNNNNNNNNNNNNNNNNNNNNNNNNNNNNNNNNNNNNNNNNNNNNNNNNNNNNNNNNNNNNNNNNNNNNNNNNNNNNNNNNNNNNNNNNNNNNNNNNNNNNNNNNNNNNNNNNNNNNNNNNNNNNNNNNNNNNNNNNNNNNNNNNNNNNNNNNNNNNNNNNNNNNNNNNNNNNNNNNNNNNNNNNNNNNNNNNNNNNNNNNNNNNNNNNNNNNNNNNNNNNNNNNNNNNNNNNNNNNNNNNNNNNNNNNNNNNNNNNNNNNNNNNNNNNNNNNNNNNNNNNNNNNNNNNNNNNNNNNNNNNNNNNNNNNNNNNNNNNNNNNNNNNNNNNNNNNNNNNNNNNNNNNNNNNNNNNNNNNNNNNNNNNNNNNNNNNNNNNNNNNNNNNNNNNNNNNNNNNNNNNNNNNNNNNNNNNNNNNNNNNNNNNNNNNNNNNNNNNNNNNNNNNNNNNNNNNNNNNNNNNNNNNNNNNNNNNNNNNNNNNNNNNNNNNNNNNNNNNNNNNNNNNNNNNNNNNNNNNNNNNNNNNNNNNNNNNNNNNNNNNNNNNNNNNNNNNNNNNNNNNNNNNNNNNNNNNNNCCAGAGAACCACATTTTGCGTACATATCAACCAAAGCAGTGGAGATATTGACAAGAGAATCAAATCCACACCGCAAGGCATACCCATGAATCTCCTTACCAATACTCATCGACCCCAAAGCAGATACAGCAGGCAAAACAGAGACAACAGTGATAAAACTAGGCTTCAGATTCTCCTGACACATTCGATTAACCATTTCCAAAGCCATCCTCGCCATCCCATTCTGTGAATACCCAGCCAACATTGTATTCCAAGAAACCAAATCTCTCTCAGGCATTCTATCAAACACCTTACGGGCCTCATGTACCTGCCTACATTTTACATACATATTCTCAAGTCCAGCCATGGCAAATAGATCCAGGGAGAACCCACTCTTCACTAACAACCCATGAATTTCTTTTCCCACCCTAAGCTCTGCATCGTCTCCGCAAACTTTCAGAAGATAAGTGAAGTTATACACAACAGGCTCAACGTCATCGTACCTCATCcgaacaaaaaaattcaaagcttTCTCCAAGTCGGAAACTTTAGCATACCCTTTAAGCATAGTGTGATACAGAACATCGAGCTTATCATCAATGGGTTCAAAAACACGAGCAGCCTCAACGACGCTGCCGTAGCGacaaaacaagctaacaagcTTCGTCTGGAAAAGGTGCTCCTGATAAAGACCATTCTTGAAGACGAGAGGAAGAATGTGACGGAGGTCTTTCAGAGAAGAACATCTCTCTAGAAGAAGAGCCGCAGGGTGTTCGTAGACGTTAGCAGGAATGTAAGTTCTCTGGGAGAGAACGTGACGATGGTAATTTGGGGAATTAGGGATTTGAGGAACTGTTGTGACCAATTGTGAGCTCATCATGGTTTTGTTCTGAAAAATCAATCCTTTACTGACGATTCATTCTCTTACTATTATACATTTTATCTTCAGTGTCTGGATTTCATTGAATTGATAGTGACGCGAGATTGTTTTGTAGTAGAAGAAGGTGAAAGTGAGTTACTCGTCTCAGGTAAATTAAGACCAAGTCGTAATAGGCGGGCCAATTTTGGTCAATTGAACGTTCGAAGACCGCCATTAATAAACAAATGATGAATCCAAATCTTGCATCATCATCTTAGAACAGTGCTACTTGACTTGACTTTCTAACAGTATTTGGACTTTTCTCTTGAGAATTTAATCCTCACCACAACACTACAGAATCACTTGACACAACTCCAGACCCTACCATTGTTTACATTCAATGCTGAGATCTTTGCTACTTATAGAtctgttgtgtttgtgtttttctcaGGAGATATATTAAGAAAGCAAAAGCTATACCAAATTGGGACTGTTCTTGGCTTCTTGAGAGGGTGGTACTTAAAGCTATGGGACTTCATCATGATAGCTTGAGTCCATTTGTTCTTGCTCTTGCACTGTCTAGCTTCTTCTTGAGTGTCTCTCTGGCTCAGGAAAGAGCTTTCTTTTCCGGCAAGCTCAATGATTCTGAGACAATAGTTTCCAGCTTTCGCACGTTCAGGTTCGGTTTCTTCAGCCCTGTTAATTCCACAAGTCGGTATGCCGGTATATGGTATAACAGCGTTTCTGTACAAACTGTGATATGGGTTGCTAACAAAGATAAACCGATCAATGACTCCTCTGGCGTTATTTCGGTATCTGAAGATGGAAATATC from Camelina sativa cultivar DH55 chromosome 3, Cs, whole genome shotgun sequence includes:
- the LOC104769962 gene encoding G-type lectin S-receptor-like serine/threonine-protein kinase At1g11280 isoform X3, with translation MEQGWVLKFVTPANSCDVYGACGPFGLCVTSTPTKCKCIRGFVPKYKEAWKGGNTTSGCVRRTELSCQAKSSTKTQGKGSDVFYRLANVKPPDLYEYASFVDADQCHQGCLSNCSCTAFAYITGIGCLLWSQELIDTVRYSIGGEFLSIRLASSELAGSRKTKIIAGSISLSIFVILAFASYKYWRYRAKQNDSWKNGLETQEISGLTFFEMNTIRAATNNFNVSNKLGQGGFGPVYKGKLSDRKEVAVKRLSSSSGQGTEEFMNEIKLISKLQHRNLVRLLGCCIDGEEKLLIYEFLVNKSLDNFLFDLTLKLQIDWPKRFNIIQGVARGLLYLHRDSCLRVIHRDLKVSNILLDENMNPKISDFGLARMFRGTQHQDNTRRVVGTLGYMSPEYAWTGMFSEKSDIYAFGVLQLEIISGKKISSFSCGKEGKTLLEYAWESWLETGGVDMLDQGISSSCSPVEVARCVQIGLLCIQQQAIDRPNIAQVVSMITSATDLPTPKQPVFALQIQDQESVVSVNHITQTEIYGR
- the LOC104769962 gene encoding G-type lectin S-receptor-like serine/threonine-protein kinase At1g11280 isoform X2, with protein sequence MGIHLGEIGIVLFPCFLLLSIFLSCGYAAITTSSPLTLGQTLSSPGGTYELGFFTPNNSQNQYVGIWFKKITPRVVVWVANRETPITNPVANLTISSNGSLILLDSRKNVVWSTRRPSTSNNCHAKLLDTGNLVIVDDVSGNLLWQSFENLGDTMLPYSSLMYNLANGERQVLSSWKSHTDPSPGDFVVQLTPQVPAQVITMRGSTLYKRSGPWAKTGFTGVPLMDESYTSPFSLSQDVGNGTGYFSYLQRNSEFTRVIITSEGYLKTFMYNGTGWVLKFVTPANSCDVYGACGPFGLCVTSTPTKCKCIRGFVPKYKEAWKGGNTTSGCVRRTELSCQAKSSTKTQGKGSDVFYRLANVKPPDLYEYASFVDADQCHQGCLSNCSCTAFAYITGIGCLLWSQELIDTVRYSIGGEFLSIRLASSELAGSRKTKIIAGSISLSIFVILAFASYKYWRYRAKQNDSWKNGLETQEISGLTFFEMNTIRAATNNFNVSNKLGQGGFGPVYKGKLSDRKEVAVKRLSSSSGQGTEEFMNEIKLISKLQHRNLVRLLGCCIDGEEKLLIYEFLVNKSLDNFLFDLTLKLQIDWPKRFNIIQGVARGLLYLHRDSCLRVIHRDLKVSNILLDENMNPKISDFGLARMFRGTQHQDNTRRVVGTLGYMSPEYAWTGMFSEKSDIYAFGVLQLEIISGKKISSFSCGKEGKTLLEYAWESWLETGGVDMLDQGISSSCSPVEVARCVQIGLLCIQQQAIDRPNIAQVVSMITSATDLPTPKQPVFALQIQDQESVVSVNHITQTEIYGR
- the LOC104769962 gene encoding G-type lectin S-receptor-like serine/threonine-protein kinase At1g11280 isoform X1, which gives rise to MGKVSFGILQESSFGQMGIHLGEIGIVLFPCFLLLSIFLSCGYAAITTSSPLTLGQTLSSPGGTYELGFFTPNNSQNQYVGIWFKKITPRVVVWVANRETPITNPVANLTISSNGSLILLDSRKNVVWSTRRPSTSNNCHAKLLDTGNLVIVDDVSGNLLWQSFENLGDTMLPYSSLMYNLANGERQVLSSWKSHTDPSPGDFVVQLTPQVPAQVITMRGSTLYKRSGPWAKTGFTGVPLMDESYTSPFSLSQDVGNGTGYFSYLQRNSEFTRVIITSEGYLKTFMYNGTGWVLKFVTPANSCDVYGACGPFGLCVTSTPTKCKCIRGFVPKYKEAWKGGNTTSGCVRRTELSCQAKSSTKTQGKGSDVFYRLANVKPPDLYEYASFVDADQCHQGCLSNCSCTAFAYITGIGCLLWSQELIDTVRYSIGGEFLSIRLASSELAGSRKTKIIAGSISLSIFVILAFASYKYWRYRAKQNDSWKNGLETQEISGLTFFEMNTIRAATNNFNVSNKLGQGGFGPVYKGKLSDRKEVAVKRLSSSSGQGTEEFMNEIKLISKLQHRNLVRLLGCCIDGEEKLLIYEFLVNKSLDNFLFDLTLKLQIDWPKRFNIIQGVARGLLYLHRDSCLRVIHRDLKVSNILLDENMNPKISDFGLARMFRGTQHQDNTRRVVGTLGYMSPEYAWTGMFSEKSDIYAFGVLQLEIISGKKISSFSCGKEGKTLLEYAWESWLETGGVDMLDQGISSSCSPVEVARCVQIGLLCIQQQAIDRPNIAQVVSMITSATDLPTPKQPVFALQIQDQESVVSVNHITQTEIYGR
- the LOC104769953 gene encoding pentatricopeptide repeat-containing protein At1g11290, chloroplastic; its protein translation is MMSSQLVTTVPQIPNSPNYHRHVLSQRTYIPANVYEHPAALLLERCSSLKDLRHILPLVFKNGLYQEHLFQTKLVSLFCRYGSVVEAARVFEPIDDKLDVLYHTMLKGYAKVSDLEKALNFFVRMRYDDVEPVVYNFTYLLKVCGDDAELRVGKEIHGLLVKSGFSLDLFAMAGLENMYVKCRQVHEARKVFDRMPERDLVSWNTMLAGYSQNGMARMALEMVNRMCQENLKPSFITVVSVLPAVSALGSMSIGKEIHGYALRCGFDSLVNISTALVDMYAKCGSLXTARRLFDGMLERNVVSWNSMIDAYVQNENPKEAMVIFQRMLDEGVKPTDVSVMGALHACADLGDLERGRFIHKLLVELDLDRNVSVVNSLISMYCKCKEVDTAASIFGKLQTRTLVSWNAMILGFAQNGRPIEALTYFSQMQAWTVKPDTFTYVSVITALAELSVTHQAKWIHGVVLRSCLDKNVFVTTALVDMYAKCGAILTARKIFTMMSERHVTTWNAMIDGYGTHGNGKAALELFEEMREGNIKPNGVTFLSVISACSHSGLVDTGLQCFHMMKENYSIEPSMDHYGAIVDLLGRAGRLKEAWDFIMQMPVKPAVNVYGAMLGACQIHKNVNFAEKAAERLFELNPDDGGYHVLLANIYRAASMWEKVGEVRVSMLRQGLRKTPGWSVVEIKNEVHSFFSGSTAHPSSKKIYAFLEKLMCKIKEAGYVPDTNLILGVEDDVKKQLLSSHSEKLAISFGLLNTTAGTTIHVRKNLRVCADCHTATKYISLVTGREIVVRDMQRFHHFKNGACSCGDYW